A section of the Tachysurus fulvidraco isolate hzauxx_2018 chromosome 7, HZAU_PFXX_2.0, whole genome shotgun sequence genome encodes:
- the txn2 gene encoding thioredoxin, mitochondrial, producing the protein MATRLLVRRIWSVCVKDSRRLPAATLSRSSSSSLSSFLRTAVHKQYFLCPRSLPLSSHRCVSFNVQDNDDFTERVINSDLPVLVDFHAQWCGPCKILGPRLEKAIAKQEGRVTMAKVDIDEHTDLAIEYGVSAVPTVIGMRGGDIIDKFVGVKDEQQLDSFVNKLIGQ; encoded by the exons ATGGCTACTCGACTGCTCGTGAGGAGAATCTGGTCCGTCTGTGTGAAAGACTCCCGCCGTCTCCCTGCCGCCACGCTCTCTCGTTCCTCGTCCTCGTCACTCTCCTCCTTCCTGAGAACCGCTGTCCACAAACAGTACTTCCTGTGTCCGCgttctctccctctgtcctcACACAGGTGCGTCTCCTTCAACGTGCAGGACAACGACGACTTCACCGAGAGAGTCATCAACAGCGACCTGCCCGTGCTGGTGGACTTCCACGCTCA atGGTGCGGCCCCTGTAAGATCCTGGGCCCCAGGCTGGAGAAGGCCATTGCTAAGCAGGAGGGTCGAGTTACCATGGCCAAAGTGGACATTGATGAACACACAGACCTCGCTATAGAATATGGG GTGTCTGCGGTTCCCACGGTGATCGGCATGCGCGGCGGCGACATCATCGACAAGTTCGTAGGGGTTAAAGATGAACAGCAGCTGGATTCGTTTGTCAACAAGCTTATTGGACAATGA